GGGTGGGGCGGAACACGGGTGCCGGGGTGTAATCCGGTAATCTGAATTGTTCTGAGGCCACGATGTAGCCGGCAGGAACGGCGGACGTTGCTTGTTTGGATTTCACGTAAAGGTTCAGGAAATACTCCGTTCCGGGTTTATTCTTCACGTTCCTGAGTGGAATCGTGAGCTGTTTGTTTGCCCCGGGGGCGAGATGTTGCGTGGGCAGGGTTCCGGACTGTACGGTTTCCGTGTTTGCCTGTATTGTGTACTCGATCGTGTATTGATTCAAGTTCGTGAAATCGTATCGATTTTCTACCCGGATGATTCCTTTTCTCAGATCAACGGGTTGGAACCACACGTACTGGTAGGCCTTTTTCACTTCGGTTAAACCGGGGTGCGGTTCTCGATCAGGGCCGACCACTCCGTTACACAAAAAGTTTCCGTCAGACGGGGAGTTTTCCCCGAAATCTCCGCCGTATGCCCAGAACGGGGTTCCTTCTTCATCTTGCACGAGGATTCCTTGGTCAATCCAATCCCAGATGAACCCGCCTTGTAGATTGGGATAACGGTAGATCACATCCCAGAGGTCCATGAGGTTTCCGGTGCTGTTTCCCATGGCATGGGCATATTCCGACATGATATAAGGGCGATCCGTTTGCGTGTTGCCCCATTTCTCCAGCGTGGTTGCGCCCGGGTATTGCGGGCAGTAGATGTCCGTGTTCCATTCGAGAAGGGCTCTCTCGTACTGTACGGGACGTGTCGTGTCCTTGGATTTTAGCCAGTTGTAAGTCATGTAGAAGTTATACCCGTTCCCGGCTTCATTCCCTAGAGACCAGAACGTGACACAGGGATAATTCTTCCCGGTTTCGTACATGTTTATGGTCCGATCTATATGGGCGTTCAGCCAGTTCGGGTTATTTCCTAGTGTTCTTCCTTTGCGAAGATCGTAGCCCATGCCGTGGGATTCTATATTCGCTTCGTTACAAACGTAGAATCCGAATTCATCACAAAGCTCGTAAAAGCGTCTTTGCTGGGGGTAATGGCAGCATCGTACGGCATTAATATTGTGGCGTTTCATGTTCTCGAAATCCTTGCGCATATCCGCCTTGCTGAGAACGTGACCCGTGTGCTCGTTGTGTTCATGATAATTCACGCCTTTAATCAGTACGGCACGACCGTTTACTAGGAATTGGTTCCCCCGGATTTCCAGTTTTCGGAAACCGACCCGGAAAGGAATGATTTCCGGTTTTTTCCCCGGTTGTTCGATCCGGATAAACAGCTGGTACAGGTTTGGGGTTTCGGCCGTCCATGGGGCGACTTGGGCTATCTTCGTGTCGAAATGGACTGTTGCGATGGAATCTATTTTAATGGTTTGTGTCCCTTCTGCCACTCGTGTTCCCGAGGTGCTTTCCAGTTGGTAGGAGACGGTGACTTGGCCCGTTTGCCGGGGATTGGCGTTTTCTAGGAATAAATCCAGCCCGAAAAGTCCGTTTTTGTATGTGCTGTCCAGATCTTGTTGGATCGAGAAATCTCGAAGATGTACGGGGGATTGTGCGAACAAGTAAACGTCCCGTTCGATCCCGCTGATTCTCCAAAAGTCCTGACATTCCAGGTAGCTTCCCGTCGACCATCTGTATACTTCAAGGGCGATAAGGTTACGCCCCGGTTTCAAGTAGCGGGTAATGTTATATTCCACGGCTGTCTTGGAATCCTCGCTATACCCGACTTTTGTGCCGTTCACGTACAGGTAGCATCCCGATTTTACCGCACCGATATGTAGGAATATCTCTTTCCCGTTCCATTGTTCGGGTATCTCGATGTATTTCCGGTAAGATCCCACTGGATTTTCCTCCGGCAAAAGAGGTGGTTGTGGGTTACGAGGACAGAATTCGTAAGGGTGATTCGTGTAAAGTGCAGTTCCGTAACCGTTTACTTCCCAGTTTGCCGGGACGTCAATTTCTCCCCATGCAGAATCGTCGAAATCTGTTTTATAGAAGTTCATGGGGCGTTTTTTGTAGGAGGGAACCCAGTTGAATTTCCATTTCCCGTTGAGCGATTTGTAATCAGGGGATGTGTTGAAATCATTACTCCGGGCTTTATCCACATTACTGTAGGTCATGAATGCCGTCCGGGGATATTCTTTCCCGATAAAGGGTATGGTCTCGTCTTGCCATTCCGGTTTCACTTGCATGAAAGCCATGGAACAGATTAAACAACAGATAATCGTGGAGAATAGTTTTTTCATTTTGTATGTAGTTTGAGGTTTTGAAGTCTAAAGATAGTGTTTTTTTGTTAAAAGTGGTATCCTGTTTCTTCAAACCTTCAATATAGTGTGTGTCAAGAAAATAATTTGAACAGAATGATCATTCATGATGACAAACAAAACTATATCTTTGCTGCCAATTTAATGTAATCATTTACAGTTATGAATGTAAAAGCTAAAGGATACGTGTTAGGGGTCATTGCGGCAGCAACTTACGGGATGAATCCCTTGTTTGCCCTTCCCCTGTACGAGGCGGGGATGAATCCGGATTCAGTTCTTTTTTTCAGGTATTTGTTTGCTATTCCGGTGTTGGGAGCGATGATTAAGTTGCGGGGAAGAGATTTCAAATTGAAGCGGAAGGAGATTCTGCCGTTAATTATCATGGGGTTGCTGGTGGCTCTCTCGTCACTTACTTTGTTCCAGAGTTATAATTACATGGCAGCCGGTATTGCATCGACCTTGTTGTTCGTTTACCCGATCATGGTGGCCTTGATCATGGCTTTTCTCTTTAAAGAGAAACTGACGTTACAAACAATTTTGTGTATCATGTTGGCATTGGGTGGTATTGCCTTGCTTTACAAGGGGGAGGATGGTTCGGTGTTGAGTCTGACGGGAGTGATTCTTGTTATCGCCTCGGCCTTGTCATATGCCATTTACATTGTCGCTGTGAATAGACCCTTGTTGCGAGAGATTGCGACACTAAAGCTGACATTCTATGTTTTAGTTTTCGGGTTGTCTCTGTTTTTGGTTCGTGTCGATTTCGGGGCTAGTCTGCGTGTAGTAGACACATGGTATTTGTGGGGTAATCTGGTTGCCTTGGCCGTGTTCCCGACTGCTATATCGTTTCTTTGTACCACTCAGGCCATCCAGTATATCGGTTCGACCCCAACTGCTATTTTAGGGGCGTTGGAGCCTTTAACAGCCGTGTTCTTCGGGGTGACGGTTTTCGGGGAGCCTTTAACCGTAAGAGTGGGGTGCGGGATCATGATGATCGTTTTTGCCGTGACGATTATTGTTGCGGGAAGTAATGTTACGACTTATTTAGTACGTTTTAGGAAACTTTTCCCGAAACTCCCGATAAAGAGAAAGCCGACGTGTTAACTGACAAATAAGAGAGAGGACCGTAATGATATGGTCCTCTCTTTTCATAATTAGTCTTTGTGGGAATTAAGATATTTATTGATTTGATATTCTAAGCTACCTAGTTGATGAAAACCGCTGGCGACGATAATCCCGTTTTGATCCACCAATACCTTGTGAGGTATTCCTCGGATAGCATACCAAAGAACGACGGGATCTTTCCATCCTAACAGGTTGCTCCCGTCTATCCAAGGTATTTTTTCCTCTTCGAATGCTTTCTCCCACGCTTTTTTATTGTCATCTAATGACACGCTGACCACTTCAACGCCTTTCTCGTGATAGTCTGCGTACATTTTTTTAATTGAAGGTATGGTTGCTCGACACGCACCACACCAGGATGCCCAAAAGTCCACAAGAACAAGTTTATGTTTTTTATACACGTCCGAGAATTTTATGGTTTCCCCGTTATGGCCTTTCATCTCGAAATCAATACATGGTTTACCGGGGACATTGATCCTTGCATACTTGATAAACTCGAAGTAACGTTGACAGTTTTCCATCTTCTGTACCTTGGGTGAAAAACTTTTCAGTTCGGTTTCAAATTCATCCAAGGATAAGAAATTACGTACATAAATATCCAACACTTTCAGGAATCGTTCGTCATCTCTATTCTCTCGAATGGCATTCTTGGCAAACTCGACCTTTTCTTTCACCAGTACTTGATGTTTTTTATAAATGCTGTCTTTGTAATCTTGGGAAAAATCGTTTTCACCCCAAATTACTTTTCGATATTCATTCTCTTGTTTCTCGATGAGGGACATCTCCTTTCTGAATACTTCGTATTTGTCCTGCGCAAGTAAACTGACGAGAGGGCAGAACGTTAAAATAATGATTATAAATATGTTCTTCATGATATTTCGGGATTAAATCATTCTTGTTTTTTAGCCACCGCTTGGAATTTACACTGGATGGTCGGGTAGATGGAAGATGATATTTTCACGTTTAGAATTCCCCGTTGCCCGTCTTGGTTCTCGAAGCCGATGACACTTCCGGTTGTCACTTCGACTTTATTCACGGCTTTCGAGAAGTCCATCTGTTCCAGTTCCGCGTCTCCGGCAAGGTCAAAATTAACATCATCCAGTGGAATAAACTTTGTTGTCCTCATGGATGACGCATCGTAATTCATCCCATCTACCACGAACAGGGCTTGCGTTTCCTTGTCGGCCGGATTCAGGAAATAGTGTTTCCCGTCGTTTGCCGTGTAGGCCGCCACGTCGATCTCGTCCTTGTGAGTCCCGTAAGTGTTATTCGAATAGGCCTTGTATTTTGCCGGATTAAAAAACATACTTCCTTGAGTTTTGCCAGCAAGTTTATACAACCATAACCAACTCGTGTTTCGAACATAGTTCACGATCTTGAACGAGGATTTTATACTTCCAGATTTTCCCTTGTCGTTATACGCTTTGAAGGTCATGCTGAGCACTTCGCCCACGATTGCTTTGTCATTGGGTACGATAACGGGATAAATCATCATCACGGTGGAAACGGGACGGGATAAATATCCCTCTTCGTCTACCGTCAGTTCCAGTGTTTCATCCACTAGAGCGAACCGGATAGAATCCTTCAATTCATTGAAATCATGGCTCTTTTCCACGATTTCAATGCGACGTAAAGTAGCCCCGTTAGTCGACGCTATAAACTTGAAACTTATCGTGTCTCCCGGCAGGGCTACCACCGTGTCAACCGTTTCCATTAATGCCATACTCACTCCATCGGAGGGTTCCAATACGTCGCCGAGTGAGCAGGCAACCATCAATGACATAATAATTAATGCTTGGAATCCGTTTTTCAATATATTCATTTTCATCATATTGTTTGGTATTATAAAGGTTTTTGCTCTACTACGAAATTGTGTTCCAATTCGGCCTTCGGAATAGGGAAGCATAATTGATCGTCATGCTCGAAGTTCGGGTTCATGTCTTTCAACTTCCGACGACCGCCCTCGGTATATCTCACGGCGAGATAGAATATAGCCCCGTTTTCCATCCCGATTTCCCGTACATTCTCCCGGAACACCTCTTCCAGCACGTCTGACAGGGAACTGTAATCGGCCGCCTCAAAAGTCGTGTTACCGGAGCGAAGACGCAGGACATTTAGCACGTCCAGACAATCCTTTATGGAGGCATTCGTGCGAGCCATAGCCTCGGCCTTGATCAAGTACATCTGGGCCACCCGCATGTAGTACATCGGGCAATCGCCGGACGTGACGTAATGTTTCTTCCACACCTGCGTCTTTCGTGTAGCCGTCCCGTTGCCGAGCATCACGGAGTCGAAAGTAGCCTCGTAACGCTTATCGTCTTGGGTCAGAATCTCGAAATACATCTCTGTCGGTTTATAGGTTGCACCACCGAACATTTTGAACAGGCTGCCCACGTTATCATCCATGCTAGGTGGAGTCTTGATATGTCTCGTGAACATCAACTCTTTTGAAGAGTACCCGTTGGCAAAAATGTCTTCGTATTTGTCTTCCAATCCGAACTCATCACTGGCAATCACTTCATTTGCCAACCGAATCGCCTCCGCGTAGTCACCCTCTTCTCCGCGATTCATTAGAATATCCGCTTTAAAAGCTTTGGCCGTTGTCGCGCAGGAGCGGTATTTGGAATAAAATCGGGGACCGTGCTGTATCGCGTAGTCTAGGTCCTCGAATATTTTCTCGTAACTCTCTTTCACGGAACTGCGTCCCATGCTATTATTTGAGATGGATGAAGGTTCCAGACGGATGATCGGCCCGAGAGGGCTGTTTATATCCCAGAAATACCCGTATCTTCTTAGTAGGAACGCATGGCCGAATGCACGGGCAAATTTGGCCTCTGCCAGCATTTCCGTTTTCCGGTTTTCACCAAATAGGTTCTCGGATAATTTTTCCACGTAATAGATGAAATTATTTGCCGCGTTTACCATCTTGTAAGCTAATTCCCAAGGATCGGCAACGTACGAGTATTCTTCAGTCAATTTGAAACCTAGCAGGCCGTCCGTCTCGAATGTTCCCCGGTAGGTCCCGGTTAATAATCCCGTGCGATATTCGTTGTCGCAAATGTAATTCGCGCTCATTGTCCCGTAACCCTGTAAATTCGAGAAGATGCCGTTTAACGCCGTTTCTGCGGAAGTCTCGTTCGTGATGGCGTTTTCCCCGACTAAATCATGTGGGGGGAGTTCATCATCGAACATGCTGTCACATCCTGTTATTGCAAAGAGAAACAATAAACTACATAAAAATATCTTGTTCATAATCAAATCATTTAATGGTTACTTTCACTCCGAAATTGAACGTTCTGGTTTTTGGGTAAGCCTCCGTGTCGACCGAGGCTCCTTGGATGGCATCACTGCTCCACGATTCGGGAGAGGGGCCGGGATAGGACGTGAAGGTATACACGTTATTCGCAGAGGCGAAAACACTGATGTTCCCGAATATCTTTGTCTTGTCCACGATGTACTTGGGGAACCTGTATTCCAAATTGACATTTTGTATTTTAAGATACGAGGCGTTATAGACGGAGAAGTCTGTAAAATCATTGTTGTAGAAATCTAGCCGCACGCACGGGTAATTGCTATCCGGGTTTTCCGGGGTCCAGCGTTTCAGCGCAACGTCCAGCACGTTCGCTGTCCCCGTGGAGGCAAAACAGAATTGATTGGCCTCTGCCGTCCATGCCTTTTGCGCCCCGTAACTGAATGTTCCCTGCACGCTAAGGGTGAGGCCTTTCCAGCTTAAACGGGTGTTGAACCCTCCTTCGAAATCCGGGCGGGAACATCCTAACACGATTTTATCCTCGTGGTTCCCGTACACTTTATTTACCCGGCCGTCACCGTCCTGATCGACAAATTTCAAATCTCCGGGAATGGTTTTCCGGTAAGAATATTGCTCTTGGTATTGATAGTCCGGGTTCAGTGATTCGTAGTAGTCAATTTCAGCTTGAGAACGGAATACCCCGTCAGTTTCAAATCCATAGATTAATCCCAGTGATTCTCCTTCCCGGATAACCGTGTTACTTAGGTAGGTTTGTCCAGGGGCAGAGATGTATTCCGCATCAAGTCCGGTAATTTTGTTTTTGTTCTTCCCGATATTGAAACCGAAAGACCAATTCCAATCCTTGTTTTGGATGATCGTGGCCGAGATGTCAAATTCCACTCCCTTGTTCTCGATGTTGGCAAAATTCACGCTGGTTGATTCCATCCCGGTACTCAATGCCATGGTGAAAGGGTATAACAGGCCTTTCGTGGTCTTCTTGTAGAAACCTAAGGAACCTCTTATTCTCTGGTTCTTCAAAAAGCCGAAGTCTAACCCTAAATCATATTGTTTGGTTGACTCCCATTTCAATTTGTTATTCCCGATCTGGCTCGGTATTGTTGCCGGCATATTCTGATAATCGGTAGAGGAATACAAGGTTCTCCATCCGTATTCTCCGACCCAACCATTACCCGTTTTTCCCCATCCGGCACGGATTTTCAAAAAAGATAGCCATGGGGAATCTTTCAAGAAGTTCTCCTCGGAAACGATCCACGCCGCCGCAAATGACGGGAAGGTACCCCATCTGTATTTCGGGGAGAACTTGGATGAACCGTCCGAACGTATTGTCCCGGTCACGAGGTAACGATCCATGAATTTATACTCGATTCTTCCTACGAAAGACAACAACACGGACCCGCTGGCACTACCGTTTACCGCCCCGTATTTGTAAGGATTAGCTCCTTGCCATATCGCATTCTGCACGTAGTCATCCGGGAAATCGGTCATGGATAGCGTGTAATATTCCTGTTCCTCGTCGTTATAATTACTTGCCAGCATGGCAGTTAATTTGTGATTCTCACCAAAATCCTTCATGTAAGACAAGCGTATTTCGAGTTCTTTACTATCGGTTTTGCTATGTGTTTTTCTCCCGAAACCTTTTTGGTCTCCCCAGTAACCGCTACCTGCCTGCGTGCGGCTGGACTGATAGGCGTAACGTTCCCCCTTCCGTGTTTGGTACGTGTATTGGGTGATCAGGTTCAGTTCGGGCAAAATTCGGAATTCCAGATTTCCCGTGAGCCGTACGTTGTGGTCTTCGCTCTCCGTGGTGTTTTCTTCCATTTCGATAATCGGGTTCACGACATAATAGGTGCGTCCCGAATAGAGATATGAATGTAGATACAAGGAACCGTCGTCATTGTAAGCCTTTATATCGGGACGGGCTTTCGCCGCAGTGGATAGACCAGCATTATTACTTAACCTGTCGGATAGAGTCCCGGAAACTTTCACGGTAGCCCGAATCCATTTATTAATATCGGCGTTGAAACCGATGTCATACGTGTATCTCTCGTAATTCGTTCCTTTCACTTGTCCCAGCTCATCCGTGTAGCCCAAAGAGGCGTTATACCCGAAGGAACTGCCGCCTCCCCGGATGGAGACTTTATGTTGCTGTTTGGAACCGTCTCGCATGATGTATTTCATCCACGGGGTATTGGCCTCCCCGAAGAAATCCGATGCGGCAAACGTTGCGTATTTGGAGTATTTGGTAATATCGTCATATCCTTCCGCTTTTGCTCCATTGCGGACGGCTTCCATGACTAGCATTTTGAACTCGTCCGTGGTCAACGTGTTTACGTCGGAAACGAGGCTCGTTATGCTGTAATCATAGCTGTAATTGATTACCGGTTTCTGGTCTCGTCTACCGCCTTTCGTCATGATCATGATGACTCCGGCTGCGGCTCTTGAACCATAAATGGCGGCAGAAGAGGCTCCTTTCAGTATGTCGATGCTCTGAATATCATCCGGGTTTAGTTCGTTGATGTCAAAATCACTTGTCATCGGGACATTATCCACTACGATTAAAGGAGAGGTTGCCCCGCTTAATGACGGGACTCCCCGAATCTCTAACCGGGCGGGGCTACCGGGTGCCCCGTCTCCTGCCAGAATGCTCAGGCCGGGAATCTGGCCTTGCATCATGTGGGCCACGCTTGTCGCTGTTGATTCTTCGATAATCCGGGAGTCAAAACTTGCCACCGATCCGGTCAAATCTTTTTTGGTTGTTGTTCCGTAACCAATAACGACAACTTCTTCTACCTCGCTTACATCCTCTTCCAACACGACATTCAACGTTTGTTGTCCGGTCCACTTTACCTCTTTCGTCTTCATCCCCACGAACGAGAATAATAGAACTAGAGAATCTCGTTTTTCCACGTTCATCACGTATTCACCTTTCACGTCCGTGGACACACCGACGGTTGAACCCTTTATCAAGATCGTCACCCCCGGTAGAGGGGTTCCCTCTTTGTCTTTCACGATTCCCCGGATGACGATGGTCTCTTTTTTCGTGTCATTTGTTGGACTTCCTGACGTGGAAAGCTCGTTCATTCCCGTGTGATGCCTTGTGTAATTTGCGTTCGACAATAAGGGTAAACAGCACAAAAATGGTAATACGACAAGTCCCCATCCCTTTCGTCTTCGGGGAAATTTTGTTTTCACGGGTGCGAGTACTCTTTTTTGCCTCGCTTTTGTTTGTGGATTTTTTTTCATAATTTTGATTGTTGATTAATTAATAGGAATGTGAATTAATTAACGTGATGGAGTGTGTTCTTAGTGTCTGAAGCCAGAATACACTCCTGTTTTATATTGGATTTGTTGAGATCCCTATTTTGTAACATGGAATCTGGTTGTTATTTTGTATTGTCCAGAAAATCAATAGATATAGAGCCGATTAAATGTCGCATAAGAGAAAATTAAAGTGGTACAAAATCCTGTACATAAAATTGAGAACTTGAAACTCAATTCTACGTATTAGTTATGGTCACATGAATACAAGTCTATTGGGATGCTCTATTTGGGAACAAGTTCTAAGATGTCCGTGCTGATTTGATAAGGCTTGTTTCTTGATAAGGGCAATACTTTCTGTTTCATAATTGTTTCGTTAAATGGTTAAAAAATATGCATTTTACTCCACACTTATTCAATATACTAACAATACTGCAACCTTTTATTAAAGGTGTAACTTCCCTTCTTGCATTTCTGCCTTCATGCATTAGCATTCTGAATAACCCTCTGAGAGGTTCTATGCACAAATATAGTGCTAAATTATATATTAGCAAATATTCTTAACAAAAATCTTTCCTTTATCAATTAAATTTTTTCGAAATGGCAACAAAACAGGAAAATAAAGGAAAGATCAAGAACACGGAAATAGAACTTTATGTCATCAATAAGGTTAAAGAATATAGAATTGCGGCGAAAATGAGCCAAAGAAAACTCTGCATGGAATTGAGATTAAGTCCTACTTACGTGTTTTATGCAGAGAGTCCAAAATATACTGCAAAATACAATTTAAATCAACTTAATGAACTTGCTAAGATTTTCAAATGCTCGATTGCTGATTTTATGCCTTCTCCTTACGTGGAAACGGATACTATTGAAGAATACATGGATTTGCATCCCAAAGTAAGAATAAGGAATGAAAAGATGATAAAGGATGCAGAGGAAAAAGGACGGGAAAAGAGAGAGGCAAAGGAAAAGAAAGGCAAAGCGAAAAGGAAAAAGCAATAATTTATTTGAACTGTTCGTATCATTACCCTAATCCACCCCAAATAAAGCAGTAATTTAACCCAAATAATCTCACTTCCTCAGAGATCATTCGATGCTTACTCGTGGCTCAAACATTACGGGATGACTAAGCTCAGAGTAAGCATCGAATAAACTTCGAATAAGGGGGATTATTTCCCTAGGTTCTCCGTGGGATTTCCCTTGATTTTGGTTTGATGGTGATCATGCCGTTTTTGTGATTCGAGATTTAAGATCGTGATTTACTCTCTTGCTGTTACTTTTTTTCGCCCTACCAAAGCTTACATCCTGTTATTATGTCTCCCTTGTCTTTTCGTTATTTCTTCGTTCCTATAGAGCTATGCTTTAACGATAGGATAACGAATAAATAACGGAGATATACAAGAGAAAGTATTGTGTATTAGAGTATTTGTTGAGATGCGTCTATTCTTGATCTGTAATTTTGTGATGAGGGGTTGGGGTGACTGAAATAAAAAGATGATTAGGAATAAACTTTTTTAGGATAAGATATTTCTCTCATAGATTAATATTTTATCTTGTTCTGCCGAATCTTTCGCAAAATCTTTTAATTGTCCCTCTTCCACGAGATCAATTTTCTTGCGGAGAAGGGATTGTAGGGCGTTCACGATGCTAATATATTTGAAAAGAGTAACATTCGCACTCTTGTCAAAACGGACAAGTATATCAATATCACTTTCTTTTGATTCTTCCCCACGAGAGTAAGAGCCAAAAATCCATACCTTTTCCACGGGTTGTAGTGTGAAAAATTCTCTTAGTTTATCGATAATAGTCTGTTTCATAGATAGTGTTTCAAAAAGTGTGTAAATTCCGAATTGATTATTTTTGTAATGCAATTTTCAAAAATGAATTATTATGGAATTTACATGTGAACAAATCTCGGAAATAATTTCCGAAATCACAAACGGTGAACTAGGTTTACAAGGCTTGGTCAAACAAGGCTTAGAGAGTTTAATGTTATCGGAACGTGCTCTTCATAACGAGACACGTGGTGACGTGAGTAACGGTTTTCGTGGTCGTCGAGTATGTCATGGCGGTAAGGTCTTCGAGCTTCGGGTCCCGCGTAGTCGTAACAACCATTTTTACCCGATGTTACTGGGGGTGCTAAAAGACCAGGAAGAAGAGGCTCAAAAGCTAGCGAGTAGCCTTTATTGCAGCGGTTTAACCACGGAACAAGTGGGTAAAATTTACGAGCAATTTTACGGGAAACATTACAGTAAAAGCCAGGTTAGCCGCTTGTTGAACACGGCCCGCGAGGATGTAAATGCCTGGCTAGGTCGTGAACTGGATCATCGTTACCCGATAATTTACATTGATGCCACCTATGTCCTCACCCGTCGTGATGATTCCGTTTCCAACGAGGCTTACTACACGGTTTTGGGGGTGAAAGAAGACCGAACCCGCGAGGTGCTGGCCGTGGTGAACTTCCCCACGGAAAGTGCCACGAACTGGAAGGACGTGTTTGAAGACCTCAAGGAAAGAGGCGTGGGCGTGATTGATCTCCTGGTGTGTGATGGACTGCCCGGCATTGAAAACGTGCTGGCAGAAACCTTTCCAAAAGCAGATTTACAATTATGTACCGTGCACCTGAAGAGGAATATAGCTGGGAAAG
The window above is part of the Butyricimonas paravirosa genome. Proteins encoded here:
- a CDS encoding glycoside hydrolase family 2 TIM barrel-domain containing protein; this translates as MKKLFSTIICCLICSMAFMQVKPEWQDETIPFIGKEYPRTAFMTYSNVDKARSNDFNTSPDYKSLNGKWKFNWVPSYKKRPMNFYKTDFDDSAWGEIDVPANWEVNGYGTALYTNHPYEFCPRNPQPPLLPEENPVGSYRKYIEIPEQWNGKEIFLHIGAVKSGCYLYVNGTKVGYSEDSKTAVEYNITRYLKPGRNLIALEVYRWSTGSYLECQDFWRISGIERDVYLFAQSPVHLRDFSIQQDLDSTYKNGLFGLDLFLENANPRQTGQVTVSYQLESTSGTRVAEGTQTIKIDSIATVHFDTKIAQVAPWTAETPNLYQLFIRIEQPGKKPEIIPFRVGFRKLEIRGNQFLVNGRAVLIKGVNYHEHNEHTGHVLSKADMRKDFENMKRHNINAVRCCHYPQQRRFYELCDEFGFYVCNEANIESHGMGYDLRKGRTLGNNPNWLNAHIDRTINMYETGKNYPCVTFWSLGNEAGNGYNFYMTYNWLKSKDTTRPVQYERALLEWNTDIYCPQYPGATTLEKWGNTQTDRPYIMSEYAHAMGNSTGNLMDLWDVIYRYPNLQGGFIWDWIDQGILVQDEEGTPFWAYGGDFGENSPSDGNFLCNGVVGPDREPHPGLTEVKKAYQYVWFQPVDLRKGIIRVENRYDFTNLNQYTIEYTIQANTETVQSGTLPTQHLAPGANKQLTIPLRNVKNKPGTEYFLNLYVKSKQATSAVPAGYIVASEQFRLPDYTPAPVFRPTPEKTLTMEENGPEIHISGTNIDFVFNKQKGYVTSYRANGIQYIAEDFGFQPNFWRGPTDNDYGNGMPNRQQGWKQASKNFKIAGIRTSTSATNTNLTITYRLQETNSKYHVSYTLYPSGMIHVACHLETQPDVPELPRIGVRFRIPTDMNQLEYLGRGPEENYCDRNNGTLIGHYKSTAEQQYVPYVRPQENGHKTETRWLALTDKTGKGLLFIADSNFMEFNVSRNRIEDFDGEESNRPYQWQNFTKDESHDPLMAKNRKPKQTHINDIFPRNFVEVCLDHRMMGVAGDDAWGSQPYPKYKLPTNKDYHWNFTILPIKNNMEISEKLSYQYLP
- a CDS encoding DMT family transporter — its product is MNVKAKGYVLGVIAAATYGMNPLFALPLYEAGMNPDSVLFFRYLFAIPVLGAMIKLRGRDFKLKRKEILPLIIMGLLVALSSLTLFQSYNYMAAGIASTLLFVYPIMVALIMAFLFKEKLTLQTILCIMLALGGIALLYKGEDGSVLSLTGVILVIASALSYAIYIVAVNRPLLREIATLKLTFYVLVFGLSLFLVRVDFGASLRVVDTWYLWGNLVALAVFPTAISFLCTTQAIQYIGSTPTAILGALEPLTAVFFGVTVFGEPLTVRVGCGIMMIVFAVTIIVAGSNVTTYLVRFRKLFPKLPIKRKPTC
- a CDS encoding TlpA family protein disulfide reductase produces the protein MKNIFIIIILTFCPLVSLLAQDKYEVFRKEMSLIEKQENEYRKVIWGENDFSQDYKDSIYKKHQVLVKEKVEFAKNAIRENRDDERFLKVLDIYVRNFLSLDEFETELKSFSPKVQKMENCQRYFEFIKYARINVPGKPCIDFEMKGHNGETIKFSDVYKKHKLVLVDFWASWCGACRATIPSIKKMYADYHEKGVEVVSVSLDDNKKAWEKAFEEEKIPWIDGSNLLGWKDPVVLWYAIRGIPHKVLVDQNGIIVASGFHQLGSLEYQINKYLNSHKD
- a CDS encoding RagB/SusD family nutrient uptake outer membrane protein, whose translation is MNKIFLCSLLFLFAITGCDSMFDDELPPHDLVGENAITNETSAETALNGIFSNLQGYGTMSANYICDNEYRTGLLTGTYRGTFETDGLLGFKLTEEYSYVADPWELAYKMVNAANNFIYYVEKLSENLFGENRKTEMLAEAKFARAFGHAFLLRRYGYFWDINSPLGPIIRLEPSSISNNSMGRSSVKESYEKIFEDLDYAIQHGPRFYSKYRSCATTAKAFKADILMNRGEEGDYAEAIRLANEVIASDEFGLEDKYEDIFANGYSSKELMFTRHIKTPPSMDDNVGSLFKMFGGATYKPTEMYFEILTQDDKRYEATFDSVMLGNGTATRKTQVWKKHYVTSGDCPMYYMRVAQMYLIKAEAMARTNASIKDCLDVLNVLRLRSGNTTFEAADYSSLSDVLEEVFRENVREIGMENGAIFYLAVRYTEGGRRKLKDMNPNFEHDDQLCFPIPKAELEHNFVVEQKPL